A stretch of the Panicum virgatum strain AP13 chromosome 9N, P.virgatum_v5, whole genome shotgun sequence genome encodes the following:
- the LOC120687755 gene encoding uncharacterized protein LOC120687755, whose protein sequence is MDKVEFDDVTDRLLLRVMNGTKGFICSEYTWDPVANECVQPFIINARSDLHLEISSTQVKERIVHLQEKFRQHKRGEANFGANIDIAEKVFGDQIDSLPPSLEIDAPRLSIPLYEHRKRSSTDGGAETSRRPSKSRRSAGPSYSRCSDDAISPEFAKLMDSEFSMSRCVAKLQRLGFKDPRLFEAIDLLKVDLEAREIFMTLADETAKGYVNRLLGVEGS, encoded by the exons ATGGACAAGGTGGAGTTTGACGATGTCACGGACAGATTACTGCTACGTGTCATGAATGGCACTAAGGGGTTCATCTGTAGTGAGTACACATGGGATCCCGTCGCTAATGAATGTGTCCAGCCCTTCATTATTAATGCGAGAAGTGATCTGCACCTAGAAATTTCATCCACGCAAGTCAAAGAGAGAATTGTCCACCTGCAAGAAAAGTTCCGCCAACACAAG AGAGGTGAAGCGAACTTCGGAGCAAATATCGATATTGCGGAAAAAGTGTTCGGGGACCAGATAGACTCTCTCCCACCATCGTTGGAAATAGATGCACCTCGATTATCTATTCCACTATACGAGCATAGGAAACGTTCGTCCACTGATGGAGGTGCAGAGACCAGCAGGCGACCGAGCAAATCTCGTCGTTCTGCTGGCCCTTCCTATTCTAGATGCAGTGATGATGCCATCAGTCCTGAATTTGCTAAGTTGATGGACAGTGAATTTAGTATGTCTCGTTGTGTTGCCAAACTTCAGAGGCTTGGTTTCAAAGACCCAAGACTTTTCGAGGCTATCGATTTGCTAAAGGTTGACCTAGAAGCGCGTGAAATATTCATGACGCTAGCGGACGAGACCGCAAAAGGATATGTCAACCGTCTCCTCGGCGTCGAAGGCAGCTAA